Proteins co-encoded in one Spirosoma endbachense genomic window:
- a CDS encoding ABC transporter ATP-binding protein gives MLTINGFKKSYNATTVLHIDQLEIAAGIYWVKGENGSGKSTFLKALAGAIAFEGDVLLHPQISLKKQAVAYRKRVNFAEAEPIFPDFLTGLELIQLFSSAKGGSKKQQKEYIERMNIELFVNDPLRTYSSGMLKKLSLVMSFMGNPTLILLDEPLITLDTDALSTLYSWIGEINRQQGVSFLLSSHQTLESEQLPVLKEMLVEQQTIKYA, from the coding sequence ATGCTGACAATCAACGGTTTTAAAAAATCCTATAATGCAACTACTGTCCTGCACATCGATCAGCTGGAGATAGCTGCCGGGATTTATTGGGTTAAAGGTGAAAACGGGTCGGGAAAAAGTACATTCTTAAAAGCACTGGCCGGGGCTATCGCTTTCGAGGGCGATGTACTACTTCATCCTCAGATCAGCCTTAAAAAGCAGGCTGTAGCTTACCGAAAGCGAGTGAATTTCGCGGAGGCCGAACCCATTTTCCCCGACTTTTTAACGGGACTGGAACTCATACAGCTGTTTAGCTCAGCCAAAGGAGGATCAAAAAAACAGCAAAAGGAGTATATAGAACGCATGAATATTGAGCTGTTTGTCAATGATCCGCTACGAACCTATTCGAGTGGTATGCTCAAGAAACTTTCCCTGGTCATGTCCTTTATGGGCAATCCTACCCTCATTTTATTGGATGAACCACTAATTACCCTGGATACAGATGCTTTATCGACGCTTTATTCCTGGATTGGCGAAATAAATCGTCAACAAGGGGTCAGTTTCCTTCTATCGTCTCACCAAACGCTGGAAAGTGAGCAGTTACCTGTTCTCAAAGAAATGCTCGTGGAGCAACAAACAATCAAATACGCCTGA
- a CDS encoding SusC/RagA family TonB-linked outer membrane protein: MRLSLHRRVRILGCLAVLASMITTAEARNRFADKDGHRYIGPRTESDKTPRRTQSSETTRPRAAITIKGKVIAQEDRISLPGVNISVKGTTTGTTTDADGNYTINVPSQESTLIFSFLGYIPQEIPVGNQTTINVTLAVDSKVLNEVVVTALGFKEEKDRLGSTLSTVKAEDIKRSGETGVINGLAGKAAGVLISRSTGDPGAGSYIQIRGQNTITGSNQPLIIIDGIPISNSTSGDSRSGVAQQSRLNDINPEDIATMQVLKGASAAGLWGSRAANGVIVITTKRGATDNKLNVNFSSTVSFDKVNVVHPLQEAYGQGSGGVYNATTQYSWGDKIANRTGGEDVLNMNGARFESYQGKTFYPIITKNSKETYNDARRDAIFRTGTYYDNNISLSGGNDKGNFYLSLGNLNQKGIFAGQSDYKRNSVRFNSTRQFNNIVRASTNANFIRTTSNRIQKGDNTSGLYIGMLRSAPDFDSRYWKGSYFASPTAAAIRNRQRSYRNYLGASANPSYNDPLWTINELTNLSEVDRLIMNSELVITPKDWFSITARGGLDTYNDRRVTTNPVSSVVNSGAGQYEQQIIKETELNLDVIGRASKDFGENLTSTLIVGFNVNDRKYNSLGGLMNNFILEEAPANFANSTAANNYPYNTESHRRTARLYSTLNLGLFNQLYVNGSLASESGSTFGSASKSTFYYPSTDVAWQFSQLPIFRGSPLSFGKLRASYGIVGIQPEPYRNTTPYITASFTSWATTLTGSGYGGAYVESATQGDPNLFPERKTEWEIGADFRLFKNKLSIGYTYYQNHIRDLLLQVSSAGSTGYSQKYTNAGSMENKGMEVDFNLNVLQKEDFQWNVFANWSRNRNRVTDLGGTDIITFTGGALSTVAHVGDALSAFYGGVYQRKANGTMDLTETGFPKLGTTLGIVGDPNPDWRGGFGTNLSYKKLSLNVLFETFQGGDFYEGTRGVLVNFGTYADVGNEVTLAQDMYNYAGTLFKAGTTLRGNVANYGGGPVLLDQSFYTSLGGHSGQLTEQFVRDGSWTRIREITLGYQLSTPGFRKKTKLESVNFSLTARNPVLWTKVVGIDPETNVSGVGNARGVDYFNNPSTKSLVFSLRINY; this comes from the coding sequence ATGAGATTATCGCTACACAGGAGAGTGCGAATCTTAGGTTGTCTGGCGGTCCTGGCGTCGATGATAACGACAGCCGAGGCACGGAACCGATTCGCTGACAAAGACGGCCACCGGTATATCGGCCCGCGAACTGAATCCGATAAAACACCCCGACGAACACAATCCTCAGAAACCACCAGACCACGGGCAGCCATTACGATCAAAGGAAAAGTAATTGCGCAGGAGGATCGGATTTCGTTGCCAGGCGTCAATATTTCGGTGAAAGGTACGACAACCGGAACCACCACAGATGCCGATGGAAATTATACGATCAACGTTCCTTCTCAGGAAAGCACGCTGATTTTTTCGTTTCTGGGCTACATCCCTCAGGAAATCCCGGTCGGCAATCAAACGACCATCAACGTAACACTGGCCGTAGATTCTAAAGTGCTTAACGAAGTAGTCGTTACCGCTTTAGGGTTTAAAGAAGAAAAAGATCGGCTGGGTTCTACCCTGTCGACCGTCAAAGCCGAAGACATCAAACGTTCCGGCGAAACGGGGGTCATCAACGGGTTGGCGGGTAAAGCTGCGGGGGTGTTGATTTCCCGTTCGACGGGCGACCCAGGTGCCGGTTCGTATATCCAGATCCGGGGCCAGAATACGATTACGGGGTCGAACCAACCGCTGATTATTATTGATGGCATACCGATCAGCAACAGTACCAGTGGTGATTCACGCTCGGGTGTAGCGCAACAGTCGCGCCTGAATGACATCAATCCGGAAGATATTGCCACCATGCAGGTGCTAAAAGGTGCTTCGGCAGCTGGCTTGTGGGGCTCCCGCGCGGCCAATGGCGTTATTGTCATTACGACAAAACGGGGAGCTACAGACAATAAACTGAATGTCAATTTTAGCTCCACGGTTTCCTTCGACAAAGTCAACGTAGTGCATCCGTTGCAGGAAGCTTACGGTCAGGGTTCAGGCGGAGTTTATAATGCGACCACCCAATACTCCTGGGGCGACAAAATCGCCAATCGTACGGGTGGTGAAGACGTCCTGAACATGAACGGAGCCCGTTTTGAGTCGTATCAGGGAAAAACGTTTTACCCGATCATTACGAAAAACTCAAAAGAGACATATAACGATGCGCGTCGGGATGCTATTTTTCGGACTGGTACTTATTATGACAACAATATCAGCCTGAGTGGCGGAAATGATAAGGGCAACTTTTACCTAAGTCTGGGTAATCTGAATCAGAAAGGAATTTTTGCGGGGCAAAGCGATTACAAGCGAAATTCGGTTCGGTTCAATTCCACCCGCCAGTTCAACAACATCGTCCGGGCGTCAACGAATGCCAACTTTATCCGCACCACATCTAACCGGATTCAGAAGGGCGATAACACCAGTGGTCTCTACATCGGCATGCTACGGTCGGCTCCCGATTTCGACAGTCGCTACTGGAAAGGAAGCTATTTCGCATCGCCTACCGCAGCCGCCATTCGGAATCGCCAGCGGTCGTATCGGAACTATCTGGGCGCTTCAGCGAATCCAAGCTATAACGATCCGCTCTGGACCATCAATGAGTTGACTAACTTGTCTGAAGTCGATCGGTTGATCATGAATTCGGAATTGGTGATTACACCGAAAGATTGGTTCAGCATTACAGCTCGGGGTGGTCTGGATACGTATAATGACCGCCGGGTAACCACCAACCCGGTGTCTTCGGTAGTCAACTCGGGAGCGGGTCAGTATGAGCAGCAAATCATCAAGGAAACTGAGCTGAATCTGGATGTGATTGGCCGGGCCAGCAAAGATTTTGGCGAAAATCTGACAAGCACGCTGATCGTTGGATTCAACGTCAATGATCGTAAGTACAACAGTTTAGGGGGCTTGATGAACAACTTTATTCTCGAAGAAGCACCCGCCAATTTTGCCAATTCCACCGCAGCCAACAACTATCCCTACAATACGGAATCGCACCGTCGGACGGCCCGACTGTATTCTACCCTGAATCTGGGATTATTTAACCAGCTGTACGTCAACGGGTCTCTTGCCAGCGAGTCAGGATCTACATTCGGAAGTGCATCTAAATCGACGTTCTATTATCCATCGACCGACGTGGCCTGGCAGTTCAGCCAGTTACCAATTTTTCGGGGCAGTCCGCTTTCCTTTGGTAAACTGCGGGCATCGTACGGTATTGTAGGTATCCAGCCTGAACCGTATCGAAATACGACTCCTTACATAACCGCTTCCTTCACCAGTTGGGCAACTACGCTGACCGGTTCTGGATATGGTGGCGCTTACGTAGAAAGCGCTACCCAGGGCGATCCGAACCTGTTTCCTGAACGCAAAACCGAGTGGGAAATCGGCGCTGATTTCCGGCTATTCAAAAACAAGCTCTCCATTGGCTATACCTATTACCAAAACCACATTCGGGATTTGCTGCTTCAGGTATCGTCAGCCGGTTCAACTGGATACAGCCAGAAATACACCAACGCTGGTAGTATGGAAAATAAGGGTATGGAAGTTGACTTCAACCTGAATGTGTTGCAGAAAGAGGATTTCCAGTGGAATGTTTTTGCAAACTGGAGTCGTAACCGCAACCGGGTGACTGATTTGGGAGGTACCGACATTATCACATTTACGGGTGGAGCCCTGAGTACTGTTGCGCACGTAGGCGACGCGCTTTCGGCTTTTTATGGTGGGGTATACCAGCGGAAAGCCAATGGTACGATGGATCTGACAGAAACTGGTTTTCCAAAGTTAGGCACAACGCTGGGCATTGTGGGCGATCCGAACCCCGATTGGCGGGGTGGATTCGGCACGAATCTCTCCTACAAAAAACTGTCGCTGAATGTCCTGTTTGAAACCTTCCAGGGTGGCGATTTTTACGAGGGAACACGTGGGGTGCTGGTCAATTTTGGCACCTATGCTGATGTAGGCAATGAAGTGACGCTGGCCCAGGATATGTACAACTACGCCGGAACCCTGTTCAAGGCCGGAACGACCCTGCGTGGTAACGTTGCCAATTACGGCGGAGGACCTGTTCTGCTCGACCAGTCGTTTTATACCTCACTGGGAGGCCACTCTGGTCAGTTAACCGAACAGTTCGTTCGGGATGGCAGCTGGACACGAATCCGTGAAATCACTCTTGGGTATCAGTTAAGCACACCGGGTTTCCGCAAGAAAACGAAGCTGGAATCCGTCAATTTTTCCCTTACTGCCCGGAACCCTGTCCTCTGGACTAAAGTGGTGGGTATCGACCCCGAAACCAACGTATCGGGAGTTGGGAATGCTCGTGGGGTGGATTACTTCAACAATCCCAGTACAAAATCCTTGGTCTTCAGCCTGCGAATCAACTACTAA